The genomic region TCTGTCAAACCTGTAAACTTCATGGCTACAGACAATTAACTTCTACTATGCAGGGATAATCAGGGTGCGTGATGGGGCATGTTGGCCCCAGACTCCTTAGCAACTTTTGCGCAATTCTGACCCCTCACTGTGCTTAGTGGGCTACATGTTTAGGAGCAGGATGTGATGCAGAATACGTAGGGTATAGGATAAGCTATGCCTAAAACTAAttatctctgtcacacacacagtagctgaAGAACACCTTGATCCTATCTATGCTATTGAATAAGTGGGCTGTCACTTTCCACTTAACAGCTCTTGAAATAGCCGTTGCATTACAACTATAGAAACAATTGCTTTCGCAAAAAGACGAGAGTCCGGTAGTCTACTGTTAACCTAGTGATCTGAATACTGCATCTTTCCAGCCTTGAATCAAGGGATCCATCCCACAACACCATTACCGATGGACGTCATGTCTCCATGCATAAACAGCCCACGGTAAAGGGTCATGCCTGCCCATCTCTCTACAGACACTACGGCAAAATCGGGAGGCGGTTCGCCTTCCTATCTATAGTCATATTGGCGTCTGCTAACTCGAGGCCTAACTGCAGATTCGCCTCATTGGCAGGTAAAGCTTGCGGAGATGGGGGTACGCCGTGTGCAGTTTCCCCCTCCGCACTTAATATACCAGGCCTGCAttaggtaggctagcctatagcCTCCCCTTTGCCCCATCCAACGCGTCACTCATTAGCTACCATATTCTTATTGAGTATTTTTATGATTATTTCCATGACACAAATATTAcacaattgtaggctactaCGAGAATCAATATGATGTATGATACAGCTACTAACCTATGGCACCTTCCTTCAATAACCCTCGCTGAAGCTTaaaaatggtaggctacagcacTATGGGCAAGGCCACCCTACAAATCAAACCTGCGTAGTAGGATACTGTTATCCTCTTGCTGAAATAATCGAATGTATAGATGACACAATCTTGTACTTAACAAACACAGAACGTAAATTCAGAGATAATGTCTCATAAAATGTATTCCGTTGTTTAATACTTCGTAACAGCGAGCGTAAAACCCCACCACAGGCTACGTGATCCAAAGCTACTGATGTCTTGAAACAGTAGTGTATTGATCCTCCGTTTAACGGCTTCACTCGTAGAGATTGCAGCATGCCcagcaaacaaaaaaaggaGCCTGGACGACACGCTATATTTCCCTGATTGCCTGACTGGGAAATTATCTGAATgcaaataaacagcagactACTGCGCAGATTGTGGACAGCCAAAGAATGGCAGAGTCGTGTCTTTGTTGTGGTTCAGTCTTCTTCGTCACCCCCTTGAATTCTCCCTGATGTGGCTTACCTTCTCTTGCCTTCAGCAGCACAGTGTTGGCCACGATATTTTCAATCTCCATTGTCAGAATTCGGATCCCGAGCAGTCCCGATACATTTCACTCAACGGAAAAGATTAAGACGGCTGTGCAGATGAGGatgatggtaatgatgatgACGATCAACGTGAATATCGCGCTGGCACATACCAGGTTAATGGTATTTCTCCATAGCTTGATGTTAAACCACCCACCATCTAGAGCAGCTCCAACATGAACTCCCCTTGTTAGCATTCAATGCCTAGCCTTCCTTCCTGCCTCGCTCACTCGCTCTGCTAGCCGGAGAGTAGGAGGGATCAGTTTACAACTAGTGTAACCTTACAGCCGCACTCGCATACGGGCTCACCACACACTCACCGTGAACAGGCTACATTGACAGCCAAAACTCGTtgtaaacaatatttttttgtgtttagaGGGGTCAATAGCCTACTACCATTACAGTAGGCCATTCATTTTTGGTGGCTGGATGAGTGAATGACCATGCCCTTACCTGTTTAAGCTGTGACAGTATGGTCAAACAGTTTCAACAAATTATCCATACACAGATATGTTCACAAACAATATGCTCTTCTGACATGTTCTTTAAGGAGTGGATTCAGTAGGCTAATATCATCCAGTGGCTCATGAAACAGCAGGCTATGGTAGCCTTGGACACGTCCTTGAATAGACATTTTTCAACATGTAGGCCACATACATTTGGGCTAAGGAAAGAGAACTTGCAAACTAATTTGAATTTTGATAGGATCCAAACATGTTTAAGCAATTCTTTTAAGAACTAGGTGGAACATACACCAATCTCAATATACATGTGATGTCATCTCTTTAGAATCCATGGTATGTCAAACAAGGTAATTATTCTCTTTCGGCATTGGAAGGTGTTCTTCTATATCTCAGAGACGAGACAAGCTACAGTATTCTGTATGCTTCTGCAACTCAGAAGTCAGATACAACAGGAGCTATCAGCTGGTCAGGGTGTTGAACACAGGACACTGAAGAGTGAACACACGACACTAAAGACTGAGAGATTGATGCATGTCAGTTTGAACTGCGTACACCAGACGGCCTGAAGGTCATctatgacaacattaaggtcaACTTGAACCGTGAAACAGGTCTACACATTGCTGTGGGTGCAGTTTAATTCCAGTATTATTATACTTGAGATACAGAAGGCATATTTCAGTTGAAATCACCCAACAGGAGACATTTGTGGGTTGTTTTCTTTTAACACATAGGGATCCATTAGAGGACTGAGATGTAAGGTGATGTAAGCTTAATGTGGACAAATTTCAGATGTGCTGTTAACACTGCTTTTCAAATTCCCAAGGTAAACTATGTAAGAATGGCATTTCATTTAGGTACCAAAAGGGTTGAGGTTTGTCTCATTAGCAGCTATTCTACATACCAGCACATAAAATTACAGAGGTAGGCTGAGCATGAACATTAGATAACTGATCAAAGCTAAAAATATCTGAAGTGTTGTTCCAGCTTAACAACTCCCATTTCAAGGGCATATTGGACCGGCATTAGTCTGTCAACATTGGCATATATGTAAGAGCAAAATAAAGGGAGTGGCAGTGATGGATTTTTAATCAAGTGCTTGACCGCTGAGCAAATGAAGGCCAGGTGATTCTCAGGCCCTGATTAATAATTAGTCTTAGTGCACTGCCACCCAGTGGTGAGAGTGATGAATAGCAATTCATATTTTTGTGAACTGAAAAGACAAAAACCTTCAGTAGCTAACAGGAACAAGTCAAAGTAAGCTGGTGGACTAGTAGCATAGTCTTTTTCATTTGTACATACTCAGTGGAAGAGTACTTTGTTATAATATCCATCTCTTAAGTATTAGTACGGTATTTTCATGATCTGCAGTATTCTACCTTGTAGAAGTATTTGATTACTGGGCAGTTCACAACTTACTGCAATATCGATTACTTTCAGCTGGTAAATTCTGAGCATGCTCATTTTAGATGACAATGGAATTGCATTGGTTATTAAGGCATGGAGGTCACTGGCTGTGGAAGTAAAAGTTGTTGAATGAGAAACAGAATCAGGCCACAGGGAACCCTCATATTGTATACCAATATTAAAGCAGCGTGTGTGTTACCTCTATGGTTAATGCTGTTAAAACTTCTGGGTGAAACCTTAAATCACCACAAAAGGTTCCATGACTGTAAAAGGCATCTGGTCAGTGGTGGGTTACAGTCTCTACAGTACTGAAGGAAAATGTCATGTTCCGCTTTAATGTTTGTcacaaacacttttattttattttttttaaaaatgagcaagggagagagatacCAACTAATTACAAAGTCTCCAGATCCATCAGGGAAGTAGCTTTCCGTCTCTGAAGTATAGTGAGCTGCACAAACAGAGAAAAGGGGAAGTAAGTTGGAAAAGGTCTACAGGTAATTTCACACATTCCATTTACTGTAGATGATTTCATTTCTATAGTTGAGTTTCCATTCAACTCATTTGCATGAGCATTCATGAAAATTCAGCTACGCTAAACATGAGCCTGTGCACGTTTTCATCCATGGTGATATGCAAATGATTAATGTCAAGGAAGGAATTGTGAGCAGCGGTGggatcaacaaaaacaacaactacttgcatttatatagcacttcaTCAAGGAACTTCACAATGAAGGGGGAAACtgactaaccaccaccaatgtgtaacACCCACCTGGGTCATGCCCCAGAATGCTCAACACATAAGGTTGTCATGTCAGGACAACAGTTCTGGAAGCATTTTCCATACATGCTGGCTCTATGTATGATGAGCCCTACCTGCTGTGAAGCTGAAGCCGCTCTCTGCTCCGCTTGAGAGAGCCGTCTCTGCAGACGGCCGTTCCTCTCCTGGTACTCCGACACCTGCCGCTCATACTGCCCAGCCACAGAACAGAGAAACAACGACCAGATGTCACGTCAGCCACAGACACAGTAGGGTGGACTTCCACTAATCAAGCTTGGCAAGTTTGTATTAGATACAAAGATTAGCACATGCAGTATTGAGCTAGTCTAACATGCTCTGCCATAGCCTCAATGCCAAGCCAAAGTCTTGAGGCCTCAACTGGTACACTGCCAATCTAAACCAGACATACTTTATTTTGCTCCTGAGGATGTAACACACAATAGACATGACACTTGCCTCAAGGGTTCTTTCATGGTCTGCTTCTAGCTGATTTTCAAGCTCCTGTGATCGCTGTTTCTGCCTCAGAAGTTCACTCCTGAAACAGAAATGGGTGAGAATGCTGCTGAGTATCAGTGCAACTACAAATGCTAAGTCCCTCCACAATATCCACATTTGAGTGCTCAGAGTCTGAGATACCAATACACTGAATGGGGGGTTGCTCTTACTTGAGATTGCTAAGCTTGCTCTCGAAGGCGTCTGCTAGCTTCTTGGCCTCGTCCTTCCAGCGCCTGGTGGTCTTCTGCTGGGCCAGCAGCAGGCGTGTGAGGTCAGCGCTGGAGCTCTGCCGGCTCTCCTCCAACTCACGTAGACGAGCGTCCAGGCCCTGCTCCTTCACCGAGAACTCCTGCTCCATGTGGGACACCTGGACGGATGGatggacggacggacggacacacacacacacacacccttcttcaGTGTCCAATGTCCAAATAAATGCTTGTTTAAGAACGTATACCCATTGTGTTGTTGTGGAAAGAGCTACATACACTTTTAATTATATCCTCCGATCTTTATATTTTACATAGATACAAAAATGTATCTTCCTATATTGAAACCTGGAggtttggaaaaaaaagtttggagGCCATTTGATGTGTAGACAATTGCCAGAGGTGTGTTGGCTTTGGGCAGATATGTCAGTGAGGATGTCCATGTCtgaaatgcacacgcacacacacgcacaaacacacacgcacacacacacacacacacacacacacacacacacctgctgcttGGCCTTCCTCTGCGCGAGCAGGCTGGCTTTACGTTGCTCCTCCATGTCCTTGCGCAGCTGCTGGTTCTCCTGCTGCAGCTGCAGACGCTCCTCGCTGATGGAGCCGCAGTCGTCCCGCGCGCCCGCCAACGCAGCCTGCAGCCGCCGCACCTCCTCCTGGCACCGCGACAGCTCCTCTGTGTAactacacacacaagcgcacctGTGTCCTACAAAGTGTGGGACTCATGTCCTACAAAGTGTGTCCATGCATACGCCCCAAGACTCATTTTCAATGCGGTTTGTTAAAAGCATGTTAAAGTGTTTGAATAGAACTCACTCCATCTCCATCTTCTTCATCTTGGTCTGTGTGGTCTGGAGAGTGAGGTGCATGTCGTCCTTCAGGCGCTCAGCGTTCAGACACCGCTGATGCAGGACCTCCATCTTACGGAACTCTGGCTCTCCGCTCCGCCCTTCTTTGTACATctacaataccacacacacacacacacacacacaaagtaaactCTACAGTAGTTGGTTCAATTAGTACAGTGGAGAATTGAAATGTGGCTGTGTAAGAGTAGGATCCAGCCCTTTTTGTTTTGAACTGTGCTCTGGGTCAGGTCAGCCAGCCTGCAGGTCAGTCTAACCTCCTCCGCAGGAAGGCCCCCTGGTGCTCACCTTCTCCAGTTCCTCTTCCACTGCCTTCCTTTCGCGATGGGAGCGCTCGATCTGAGCCTCTTTATCAGTACATTCCTGCGGGCAGCCGAGGAGGACACACAATCAGCTGCACGACCCCCTCTGAGGTTCCACatcccaaaaacacacacctaccagaCACAACTAGTGGCGCGGCACATACCAGCTGGAGAGCCGAGAGCTCCTCCGCCATCCGATGGATCTGGATGTTACACTGCTTCCTGACGTTCTCCACCTGGAACACAACAAGGCTGTCACCGGCACAGGGACAAACACGACTCGCCTGACTGAGCTACCCATGGCTGACCGTAATCGTTAATCATAAGCAATCAAAAGAATGTGCTATGCATTGACAGGGTAATTACATAAACATTTACAACTGCACAAATTCTTAACTGAGGCCAAAACCTCTGCAGCAACATTAAATTCCAACTACTGCCTTAAAAATGCTGCTTAAACGCTTTTCCAACTACTGCCTTAAAAATGCtgctttggggcagccgtggcctactggttagtgcttcggacttgtaaccagagagttgccggttcgaaccccgaccagtaggcacggctgaagtgcccttgagcaaggaacctaacccctcactgctccccgagcgccgctgttgttgcaggcagctcactgcgccgggattagtgtgtgcttcacctcaatgtgtgttcactgtgtgcggagtgtgtttcactaattcacggattgggataaatgcagagaccaaatttcccctcacgggatcaaaagagtatatatacttatacttataaacaACCGCTTACTTCACGTTCTACCACCATCATTTCATCTTTGATCAAATATCTCTTGATAAGCATCTGGCATTCCAGACAAGTCTCCCTTTCATGCCATCTTTACATGGATCCCATCTGCAAGACACcactatgtaagggataatgtatagaacgccggtcattactgggaaaataagtcctgacagggcgaaccggacccgcagcggaggggtcttgttccgccctgaagggacttattttcacagtaatgaccggcattctatacattatcccgcttattatacggctacttgccaaaacgaaataataaactccccacaataTCACTTTggcctacataacctagcctatttattaccgttcatcgtggcatttgctgagaaacaaatagttcgcaacaacacgcTGCTGAACTTAAATCAAACactctttagaacacagctgatcaaccgtctgctttcacgtttgaatgaagttccagtccttgcgtagtgatatgaaagacgtatcagaagcacaaaacccgttgccattgacagcggtaattatatgtttgcagcggtaattacatgaatttatttacagctagaactttgggaaatcccattaaagtcaatggagcgttctactagcattgtgaagagccgtataataaagaTTAATACCACTTGCCTGATTCATAGTGGTGCTGTGACTACTTTCTCTACTCAAACAGCTTAAAATGTTTACCAGGCAAACGCAGGTGAAATTTCTGACCTAGGGACTACATAAATACAAATCCAGATTTACAACTGTTATGAGTCTGCTTCCAATGCACAGATCCCAAGGATCTGCAAAAGCTGAACAAGCACTTGAAAAAACAATACTGTAATTAAGCTGTATTATTGCTCGGCATCACAGTCCATATGGTTTCAATTCCAGATATCACAACCCTAGTAACACTGTAGAAACCCCAAGATGTCCTCACTTATATCACATTAGGATGCTGTGGGATAGTACCATTGGTTTGTGCCAAAGTATCGGCCCTTTCCTTACAAGTTACCATTCAATAGGGATGTGATCCTCGAAACTGATGTTTCAAATCAGCGTCGCGTTTTCGAAGCgcaagtgtttcgaaacactgtTGTGTGACGCTGTGTTTGATTGACAGTGTAGAGTGCGCCTTAGTCATAGTCATGATGGTGAAGCGTGGTTGTTTGGCACATTTTCTCAACTGTGTTTCACTTCGCATTTTATTTCAAAGGTATCATTTCAGATAACATCTGACCAACTTTTTACTTTATCACtaaccacacagtttcaacCAGAAGCTCTCagaatgctaaaaaaaaaaaacaagcattgCAACATTGAGAGTTTTCATGAAAGGAAAATAATTCTGAGAACACTAGTGGCAGAAATAAGCCTCATTTCAGTCAGTGTCACTTAATGTGGATCTCTTTGGCACGGACGGGCCGAGCAGGGCTGAACACTGACCTCCTTGTGGGTTCTGATGGCGGCATCCTGGACCAGCTGTCTCATGGCCTCCTTCAtcttctccagctcctccacCTTCTGTTTCTCTCGCAACTGAGCCTAAagtcacaccacaccacagtcaGTAACCTCACTCACCTCAACTACAAACTCAGTCACAGGGAGACACTTGAGCTTTTGCAAATCGTCCCATGGATGACACAAACAAAAGAATGGGTTAATAATCTAATCAATATCTAGAATATAACACAACCTTCCTATCATCTTCTGTAAATGAACATCGAACTGTAAggcttaaagcaacactaaaaAAGATTTGCCCCTTACAGTTGAGAAGCACAATAATAAAGAAACTAAATAGACATAAGTATGAACTTAACTCCGATacaatatagagggaatgcaccgacagcagtctgtagaaagaGCTCTCCGAAttcctgtagcatagcagctcttTTCCATTTAGATCCTACCCCCACCAAACTTCCTATGGCTGTTTTACAAGTTATAAGACCTGCTCATTGCGGCAGAAGTGCTGTTTGCCCTATTAAGAGTTTATGTGCTGTTTTGGGGGGCCTTTAATGGTGTCGGAGTTCCCCCTCCCAGTCCAAATGTGTCCTCTCCTGGGCCTTGTCTCTGGTGCTGCTCACCTGCTCCTTCTGTAGCGAGGCCTCCTCGGCCAGCTGGATGGAGTCGCGCACCTTGGCGTAGGCCTCgtacttctcctcctccagcgtGGAGCAGCGGCCCTGCAGCTCGCCCACCTGCCGCTCCCACGTCACGCGCTCCCGACGCACCTGCTCCGCCTCCTGGGTCGCCGCCTTCAGCCTGGCGGAGCCGCCGCGGGaggcgaaacacacacaccggtcTCCATTCATTTGCATTTCTGTAGCCAAAGTTTTACGCGTGCCCATAAAGTATGTGAACGCGTGAAACTTCGGCTACAGAAATGCAAATCTGTGGCCGTTTCCATCCACTATGTGAATACGAATGGAAAGAAATGGCCACAGCACACGGCACGCAAACGGCCAACACAGAGCTGAGCACAGAGCTTAAAGTAAGGAGGACGTCTGTGCCTGAAGTCAACAGAAATCTCCCAAAGCAATTATGTATAGCTATCGATTTTCAAATCTTAAATGGACTGGTCCACAGCTGAATGAATGGCAGTGGCAACTGTTACCACCACCATGTGGCGTACTGAAAAGCACTGCAGGTTTTTATTCCAGTCAGCCTATGAGCATGGACGATTCCAGGAAGATCTCAGCCTTTGAGTATCTACTAAGTGGTCATGTGTCTTGAGTGACGAGTGTGTTGGCGGCGGCGTGGGGGCTGGGTCACACACCTGCTCTCCAGCTGCCCCAATGCAGTCTGCAGCTGCTGAAGCCGCCGGTCAGACGTCTCCTCTCTGCCGTGGGCCTCAGCTGCATCGTcctcctgaaacacacacacacagatttcagATGGTCTCACTTTCAGACTGTTAAACAACACAAAGAGCTTGGATCCAGCACCTGGGACAAGCCTGCAGGCAGGCTCtttgtggagggagggagggagggagtgtagggtgtgaaggagagagtgtAGGGTGTGAAGGAGGGAGTGTAGGGTGTGAAGGAGGGAGTGTAGGGTGTGAAGGAGGGAGTGTAGGGTGTGAAGGAGGGAGTGTAGGGTGTGAAGGAGGGAGTGTAGggtgtgaaggagagagtgtAGGGTGTAAAGGAGTGTAGggtgtgaaggagagagtgtAGGGTGTGAAGGAGTGTAGggtgtgaaggagagagtgtagggtgtgaaggagagagtgtAGGGTGTGAAGGAGGGAGTTTAGGAGAGAGTGTAGggtgtgaaggagagagtgtAGGGTGTGAAGGAGGGAGTGTAGGGTGTGAAGGAGGGAGTTTAGGAGAGAGTGTAGGGTGTGAAGGAGGGAGTGTAGGGTGTGAGGTGTGCAGTGCTCAGGGAGCAGGTGTGCCTCCCACCTTCCTCTGCATCTGGTCCTGGACACTCTGCAGGAGGCGAGTCATCTCCTCCACTTTGCCAGTGGCCGTCCTCAGGTCCAGCTTCGCCtgcctgagggagagagaggccatCAAAGacgatgtttttttttttaaacagataaCCAACTACGATTTATTTTATCAAAAACATCTGTGTTTCTCCAATGGTATGACAGACAGGAGTTTAACACGAGGTGTTAAATTccttgtgctataggtagggcATTTCCCACAGCGGCCAATCAACAATCGGGCCTATTTAACATCAAATACgaaatcaccaacaaagcaacctttgtaggcaaaaaacatcaccaaca from Alosa alosa isolate M-15738 ecotype Scorff River chromosome 1, AALO_Geno_1.1, whole genome shotgun sequence harbors:
- the sclt1 gene encoding sodium channel and clathrin linker 1, which gives rise to MSTENEFRQGPQQSAGSGYHDPQVSSAMFTQHGEHMGLDPLDPWSMDRSIMAPLIAEYDRHIDDMTRQLQLYQRQMADIKVKLETVIQENERLHAELRASVEKQLQALPVGSGLDGESVADDVILKSLKDQLEHSGNEKQWAMEMWQTAVQELERLQKLHQSSVTDGQAQAAQHQQLRNQLVQVQQHLQQLQTMNQKLELTNQQFLKTVTEQSTELEEVRGQLRQAKLDLRTATGKVEEMTRLLQSVQDQMQRKEDDAAEAHGREETSDRRLQQLQTALGQLESRLKAATQEAEQVRRERVTWERQVGELQGRCSTLEEEKYEAYAKVRDSIQLAEEASLQKEQAQLREKQKVEELEKMKEAMRQLVQDAAIRTHKEVENVRKQCNIQIHRMAEELSALQLECTDKEAQIERSHRERKAVEEELEKMYKEGRSGEPEFRKMEVLHQRCLNAERLKDDMHLTLQTTQTKMKKMEMDYTEELSRCQEEVRRLQAALAGARDDCGSISEERLQLQQENQQLRKDMEEQRKASLLAQRKAKQQVSHMEQEFSVKEQGLDARLRELEESRQSSSADLTRLLLAQQKTTRRWKDEAKKLADAFESKLSNLKSELLRQKQRSQELENQLEADHERTLEYERQVSEYQERNGRLQRRLSQAEQRAASASQQLTILQRRKATSLMDLETL